The window TGGGCAGCAGGTTATCGAATGGGTTAACAATACGATTAGTTAACTGAAATAAAGAGGTGAATGTTGTGAGCCAACGTCGGATTATCCTCCCGAGTCGCTTTAGCAGGCGGCGGTTTGTGAAGTACGGCTCTCTCGCTGCGGGTGCTGGCATTGTGTCAGCATGCGCAGGCAACACCCGCAACTCTACCCCCGATAGCACCGCAGCCACGCCCACCGAGGAGGCTACAACTAGCGGTGAATTGACCCCCGTGACCTATGGCACCAACTGGTATGCACAAGCTGAGCACGGGGGCTTTTATCAAGCGGTTGCCACCGGCATCTATGAAACCTACGGTTTGGATGTGACCATTCAAATGGGCGGGCCACAGGTCAATGGCACCCAGCTTCTGATGGGAGGAGCAGTCGACTTTTTCATGGGCTACGGGTCTGATGCCCTGAAAGCGATCGAGGAAGGGATTCCGAAAGTAACGGTGGCATCAATTTTTCAGAAAGATCCTCAAATCCTCATTGCCCACCCTGACCAGGGCATTGAGACCTTAGAAGATTTGCAGGGTAAGCCTATTTTCATCTCTGCAGCAGCCAATGTGACCTACTGGCCATTGCTGGCGGCGAAATATGGCTTCACCGAAGATATGAAGCGCCCCTACAACTTCAACGCTGGCCCCTTTTTAGCAGACCAGACCTCAGCACAGCAGGGATACCTCAGCTCTGAACCCCTAACCATTCAAAAAGAAGGCGGGTTTGAACCGGTTGTCTTTTTGTTAGCCGATTATGGCTACGACCCTTACTCCACCACCATTGAAACGCGCCAAGAGTTAGTCGACAGCGACCCCGACCTGGTGCAGCGGTTCGTAGATGCCTCTATTAAAGGCTGGTACAGCTACCTAGAAGATGACCCCACCCCTGGCAATGAACTCATTAAAGAAGCGAATCCTGAAATGACGGATGAGCAGATAGCCTACGGCATCGAGAAAATGAAGGAATACGGCATTGTGGTTTCTGGAGAGGCAGAAACCGCTGGGATTGGAACCATGACCGAGGCTCGCTGGCAGTCTTTCTTCAACACGCTCGTAGACGCTGAGGTCATGAGCCCGGATGTCGATTACACCCAAGCATTCACCTTAGCGTTCGTGAACAAAGGCACGGAGTATTACCAGGGATGATAAAGGGCAAACAAATAACGATTGGATTGGGGTCGAGGGTAGCGGGGTAAATATGACATCTACGGCGATCGCGCTACACCAGGTAGACAAGGTTTACAACAACGGCACTGTCGCACTGCAAGGGGTTGATCTGACGATTCGCCGGGGAGAATTTGTCAGCTTGGTGGGGCCATCTGGGTGTGGCAAAAGCACCATCTTGCGGTTGATTGCGGGGCTTGGGGCGGTGAGCCGGGGCTTTCTGGAATGGGGGGAGGCAGCAGGCGTTAATCCGCAGCAGCCAGCCTCTGACCACACCTTAGCCTTTGTGTTTCAAGATGCAGCGCTCATGCCCTGGGCTACAGTGGTGGACAATGTGTATCTGCCCCTCAAGCTCAAGGGGCAATCTTTGCGCTCAAGCCGCAGTCGCATTCAAGAAGCCTTGAATTTAGTAGACCTTCAGGGGTTGGAGGGTAGCTATCCGCGCCAGTTATCGGGGGGCATGAAAATGCGCGTTTCCATTGCGCGGGCGTTGGTGACCCATCCAAACCTGCTGCTGATGGACGAACCCTTTGGTGCCCTTGATGAGATGACTCGCAGTCGTCTTAACAGCGATTTTTTACATCTTTGGGAACGCTGTCATTGGACTGTCGTTTTTGTCACCCATAACATCTACGAGGCGGTTTACCTCTCGAACCGCGTGGTCGTCATGGCAGCTCGCCCAGGGCGCATTGTTGCCGATGTGCCCATTGAGGCCCCGTACCCACGGAATGACGCTTTTCGCACCTCTTCCCTGTTCAATCAATACTGTCGAGATATTTTGCACCATCTGTCTATGGGCAACCCGATCGCCTCTTGAGCTAACCAATAACACCATGATTCTGAAAGACCCCCAGCAATCGGCATTCACGTCTAACCAGCAGACTGTTGCCCCATCCCGCCATACCAGGCAGCCGCCTTGGTGGTCTTCAGTCACCCGGCCTGAAGTTATTGCGCCTCTGATTGTCGGGCTCATCGCCCTCATGCTCTGGGAAGGCTCGGTGCGGCTATTTCAACTGCCCCCTTATTTGCTCCCAGGGCCGCTACTGGTGTTTCAAACGCTTATTCAGGAATGGTCACAGTTATTTCCGTCACTACTCATTACGTTAAAAATTACGGTGGTGGCGTTTGTGGCAGCAACCGTTTCCGGGGTTTTCATTGCCGTATTGTTTACCCAAAGCAAGTGGATTGAGCGCAGCTTTTTTCCCTATGCTGTGATTTTGCAAACGACCCCGATTGTGGCGATCGCGCCCCTGATTATCATTTGGCTCCAGAACAACACTTTTGCAGCGCTGGTTGTCTGTGCCTGGATTGTGGCCTTTTTCCCGATTGTTTCTAACACGACGTTAGGCTTAAACAGCGCCGATCATACGTTGCAAAATTTGTTTCATCTTTATGGCGCTTCCCGCTGGCAAACCCTTTGGTATCTGCGGTTGCCCAGTGCCCTACCTTATTTTCTCGGGGGTCTGAGAATTAGTGGCGGCCTCGCTTTGATTGGGGCCGTCGTGGCTGAGTTTGTGGCAGGTACAGGCGGAGCGAGGTCGGGCATTGCCTATCAGATCTTAATGTCTAGCTATAACTTGCAAATTCCCCGTATGTTTGCAGCACTGATGATGACAACGGTGTTGGGCGTGCTGATTTTTGTGGGGCTCACGATTTTGTCCGATCGCCTACTTAAACACTGGCATGAAAGTGCGGTTCAACGAGAAAATTAGGCAATAACGCACTCAATGCGCGTCTTTGCTAGGCAGCATGGTCACTTTTCTCAGGAATTCGTATCACAATGGCGATCGCCCCCTTTGTCACCCCGCCCCCCACAGATTCTTTTTGGCTAACCAATACCCGCTTACCCCTTGCTTTATTAGACGAAACGGTCACTCATCGAGACGTCATTGCCGCATTGGCAGCCCCTCCGTTTTTAGAAAATCTTGTAGCCGCCGATGTGGAAATTCGCGATGGATATATCGCGGCGATCGCTCCCTTGGGCTCAGCACCACCCGATGCTGACCGCGTAGCGTTAGCGAAAGGCTTGATTTTTCCTTGTTTTGTCGATCTGCACACCCATCTGGATAAGGGGCAAATCTGGAACCGCGCATCAAATCCAGATGGCACCTTTGACGGTGCACTACAAACGGTGATGGCAGATGCCCCCAACTGGAGTGCCGAGGATCTGTATCAGCGCATGAGTTTTGGTCTGCGGTGTAGCTACGCCCACGGCACCAAAGCCATCCGCACCCATTTTGACGCCTTTGGGGCCATGGCAGAGACGGGCCTGTCAGTGATTCACCAGTTACAGCAAGACTGGGCAAAACGCATTACGCTGCAAGCGGTTTGCCTGGTTTCTTTAGATTATTATTTAACGCCAGAGGGAGAAACGCTAGCCGATTTGGTGGCGGCAAACGGAGCCATTCTCGGAGGCGTCGCTTACCCTAACCCTGACCTAGATACCCAGCTTGATCGGGTGTTTACCCTGGCAGCAGAGCGGGGGCTCGCCCTTGACTTTCATGTGGATGAAAGCCTAGATCCCACCGAAATGTCTCTGCGCCATGTGGCTAAAGCAAAACTGAAGCATGGGTTTGCGGCTCCGGTCGTTTGCGGGCATTGCTGTACGCTATCGATTCAATCTCCGGCAGAAATGGAAGAAACGCTGCACTGGGTCAAGGCAGCAGACATTGGCATTGTCAGCTTACCCATGTGCAACCTCTACCTGCAGGATCGACAGGCCAACCGCATGCCCCGCTATCGCGGTGTCACCGTCCTCCATGAACTGCAACAGCGAAACATCCCCATCGCCGTTGCCAGTGATAATTGCCGGGATCCTTTTTATGCTTATGGAGACCATGATGGGCTCGAAGTCTTAACCCAGGCTGTCCGCATTGGTCACCTTGATCGCCCCATTGCCAATTGGGCACGGACCATCACCTGGACACCTGCCGACCTAATGGGGCTACCGGAGGCGGGGCGCATTGGCATTGGTCAACCGGCTGACTTGGTGTTGTTCAAAGCGCGCTCGTTTAATGAATTATTGTCACGACCTCAGAGCGATCGCGGGGTCTTGAGAAACGGCAGGGCGATCGACACAACTCTTCCTGACTACGCTGAATTGGATGAGCTCTTAGAGATCAGTTAATTTCTAAATAGAGATGGTCTCTATATTAAGGCAGAAGGCAAAAGGCAGAATGAAAGGCTTGATGAGAGGACAGTTTCATTATCTAAGTTGTCCGAAAATAAATGCGTACTGCGACTGATTTTTCCTTATTACAAAAGTGCTGCGATAATGCACAGGCCAAAAACCTTAGCAAGTTTTAGACAGCAACTTTAGCCCAGCAAGATAACAGCATTCATCCGTTCAATCAGGACATCTTACGTCTATGACTCTGTTCAGTTGAGTTCGAGACATCTTGGCCGAGACAGGGTCTAGAGTTTGGGGTTTAGGATGTACTTGATCAGCTTGCATATCGCTATAGTCTTATGTAGTTGAGTTCAGGATTTATAAGACTAGACAAGAACTATAGCGCGAGTATTTTGATTAGGATATCGAGCATCGCTCTGATGTTGAGGACAGAATCAAAATGGATGGTAGTCTTGCCCTAATCGGACTGGTGGCTACTGCAGGATTTGGAATCTAGAGCATATTCTTTCTAAAGAAAACCCTACCCTCCTGATTAATTTGAGCGGTGGTAAATTAGCGATTCTTCTAATTGGGTCAACTGCTTCCATTGTTCTTGCTGGCTAAGAAAGCGCAGAGTATAGTCTCCTGAAAATGCGATCGCAGATTTTATTAATAGTTTTAACTGGTAATCGTTTTTATAATCTTTACCCATGCCGCGATAGGATCGTCTGGTAATCACGAACACATAATAGGAATACTCGGGGAATCTTTCAACCACCTTACGGGCTAGATAAACCGCTTTTATTTGTGGATATTTAGAAAAACATTCCACTAGCTGCTGAATTTCGGATACAGGCAAATCATGGGGCACAAATCGAGTTTTCAGATCAAATTTTTCTCGCTCAGTTTGTGCCAAATCCCATATTTTTGCATGGCGTTGCCATCGTTGTTGATAAGGTTCAGCTGAAGTGGGCTGATCACGTTTGAGATAAAAAGAATAAAGCTGGCGACAAGCGGGTATAACCAACGAAGGATCATGATCCATTGCAAACTGCAAATGGGGAACTCCCTCCTCATTCTGTTGCTCAGTCAATAACAGGAATCCAACCCAATATCGGGCGACTGCATGCTCTGGGACGTCTTCAATAACGGCTTGAAATAGGGAGAGCGCCGTCTGTTTATGCTGCAACTGCCAGGTCGCTGCAGCTCGTTTGATCTTTTCTTCAACGGTTAACAGATGTTCGGCCTTTGAATTCAGGCTATTGAGGCGATCTAGCTGATGTTGATTGAGTTGATAGTAATCTTCCCAACCGTCAGCTTCTTCCTGCTTCCAAAGCTGATTCAGCTGTTCTGTTAAATCATCTAATTGACGACCCAGCAAAGCTGTTGCCCGTTCTGTCGGGGGTTCCAATGGATCAGGAACGATATATCCCAGCGCTTCAAGGCGGTCAGCCAGACAAGGGTGAGTTGAGTCGTTATTGGTTTGACGCGTCAGACGAAGTGCTAACCAGCGTCGACTTTGCTCGGGTGCAATGGGCGATCGCAAGACGTCTAAGCATTGAGAAATAAAATTATCCGGCGGTTCTTTGAGATTTTTAGACTGTCGTTGAAACTCAGGCCAGAACTGCTTGTGTAAGAGAGTGCTATTCACATTGAGCCAGATCAGTGCTTCAGCTTTATGTTCAGCACCTACCAGTTCAGCCGCGCGTCTATCAGCTTCATACTCTTGCGCTCGGGCATGCACAAAGGAGTATGCTCTAAAAAATGGCCCATACCAGCTAAAAAATCGCTTGAAGAGAAAATTTCCCTGGCCACTCTGCTCAAATTTTTCGGCGAGTTCGTACCAGGTTTGGCGAATGCGATAAATCCAAGCAGACGTTCGGCCATCATCACCACATAGATGAGCGAGCTCATGAGCTAGAACAGCTTTGCATTGCTCAGGAGACAACGCCTGCATCAGCGGTAACCCGATTAAGAGATAGTTAGTTTGCCAACCAATGAAGCCATACCGAGGACGCTGCATGATGGCGGCATTGAGTTCCTCATTGAGGATAACTTTGTCTAACCTCGGCGCCTTGAGTGCTGACGACAGCTCATCAAGCATGGTAAACAGCTGGGGAACCTGCTTTCGCGTTAAGGGAATACCCGCAGGTGCCTTAAACCGAACAAAAAACATGCTCAAAAACCCAATGGCCATCAGCCAGATAACCCCGTTGAGCTGCCCAATGGAATCATATCCCTGAGTGTAAATTAGAATTTGCTGCGTGCCCCACAGAGCGACAACCAGCAAGATGAAGACTGCCAGAATATAGGCATAGCCCAGGCATGCCAGCAACTTTAACCGGGTTCGATAGTAGGTTGGGTTCCTGTGAGCGACGATTTCAATTTTTTTTACCAGCGCGTCAAACTCTTCAGGAGTTGAGACCTTCTGTTGCCGCAGCTGGGTAATCCATTGTTGCATGGCTAAAAATAAAGAAACTTTTCTGGGGGAACCAGATTCAAAGTCCTCCGAAATAGGAGAGTTTAGGGGGCCAATGCGTAAGTCTTACTAAAAAAAGCTATATACACAGTTTGAAAAGAATTCATAATAGATAGCCAATAAAGCAGAGCGTATTTCGTACTTTACAAGTTGTCTGCAGAATACCCAGTTGGTCTCAGAGATTATCCCTAAGTCAGAAGCTGCAATAGAACCCTCAAGCAAAAAGCAAGGGAGCGATCGCTCCCTTGCTCTCATTCAATCATTAAACCTTAAAGTGCTTTAGTAGCGGTAAGTGCTAGCACCTGGCTTATGCACAATGAAGCTTAGAATTTGGCACTGCTTCACATTGTCAAAACCCACCACTCGGATAAAGCAGTTAGGATACTCAGAACGGCAAGCCTGCACTTCGCTCAGCACCTCAGAAGGCGTGGTGGCATTGAACAAAGGCAGCTTCCACATAGTCCAGTAGTAAACTTCAGGATCAGAAGTTTCGTTGAACTCAACCGCAGGGATGTATCCCATCTTCAGAATGTAAGAAATTTGCCGCTCAATTTGGGCATCCGTGAGGGGTGGTAAGTACGAGAGAGTTTCGTAGCGACGCTCTTTAGGCAGAGTCTTCATGATGTCCTCGATAAGGTTTTTGATGATTAATGTGGAGATGGCCTTCGTAGAGACCATTACTCTCCACTCGACTCAAAATCTTGGGGAGATTCCGAATCACCGCTTAATTCAGCGCTCGAAATCTGGGTAATCCGTTCGAGATGGATACGCCGATGGGTCATG is drawn from Leptolyngbya sp. SIO1E4 and contains these coding sequences:
- a CDS encoding ABC transporter substrate-binding protein, encoding MNVVSQRRIILPSRFSRRRFVKYGSLAAGAGIVSACAGNTRNSTPDSTAATPTEEATTSGELTPVTYGTNWYAQAEHGGFYQAVATGIYETYGLDVTIQMGGPQVNGTQLLMGGAVDFFMGYGSDALKAIEEGIPKVTVASIFQKDPQILIAHPDQGIETLEDLQGKPIFISAAANVTYWPLLAAKYGFTEDMKRPYNFNAGPFLADQTSAQQGYLSSEPLTIQKEGGFEPVVFLLADYGYDPYSTTIETRQELVDSDPDLVQRFVDASIKGWYSYLEDDPTPGNELIKEANPEMTDEQIAYGIEKMKEYGIVVSGEAETAGIGTMTEARWQSFFNTLVDAEVMSPDVDYTQAFTLAFVNKGTEYYQG
- a CDS encoding ABC transporter ATP-binding protein is translated as MTSTAIALHQVDKVYNNGTVALQGVDLTIRRGEFVSLVGPSGCGKSTILRLIAGLGAVSRGFLEWGEAAGVNPQQPASDHTLAFVFQDAALMPWATVVDNVYLPLKLKGQSLRSSRSRIQEALNLVDLQGLEGSYPRQLSGGMKMRVSIARALVTHPNLLLMDEPFGALDEMTRSRLNSDFLHLWERCHWTVVFVTHNIYEAVYLSNRVVVMAARPGRIVADVPIEAPYPRNDAFRTSSLFNQYCRDILHHLSMGNPIAS
- a CDS encoding ABC transporter permease, with amino-acid sequence MILKDPQQSAFTSNQQTVAPSRHTRQPPWWSSVTRPEVIAPLIVGLIALMLWEGSVRLFQLPPYLLPGPLLVFQTLIQEWSQLFPSLLITLKITVVAFVAATVSGVFIAVLFTQSKWIERSFFPYAVILQTTPIVAIAPLIIIWLQNNTFAALVVCAWIVAFFPIVSNTTLGLNSADHTLQNLFHLYGASRWQTLWYLRLPSALPYFLGGLRISGGLALIGAVVAEFVAGTGGARSGIAYQILMSSYNLQIPRMFAALMMTTVLGVLIFVGLTILSDRLLKHWHESAVQREN
- a CDS encoding cytosine deaminase — translated: MAIAPFVTPPPTDSFWLTNTRLPLALLDETVTHRDVIAALAAPPFLENLVAADVEIRDGYIAAIAPLGSAPPDADRVALAKGLIFPCFVDLHTHLDKGQIWNRASNPDGTFDGALQTVMADAPNWSAEDLYQRMSFGLRCSYAHGTKAIRTHFDAFGAMAETGLSVIHQLQQDWAKRITLQAVCLVSLDYYLTPEGETLADLVAANGAILGGVAYPNPDLDTQLDRVFTLAAERGLALDFHVDESLDPTEMSLRHVAKAKLKHGFAAPVVCGHCCTLSIQSPAEMEETLHWVKAADIGIVSLPMCNLYLQDRQANRMPRYRGVTVLHELQQRNIPIAVASDNCRDPFYAYGDHDGLEVLTQAVRIGHLDRPIANWARTITWTPADLMGLPEAGRIGIGQPADLVLFKARSFNELLSRPQSDRGVLRNGRAIDTTLPDYAELDELLEIS
- a CDS encoding M48 family metallopeptidase is translated as MQQWITQLRQQKVSTPEEFDALVKKIEIVAHRNPTYYRTRLKLLACLGYAYILAVFILLVVALWGTQQILIYTQGYDSIGQLNGVIWLMAIGFLSMFFVRFKAPAGIPLTRKQVPQLFTMLDELSSALKAPRLDKVILNEELNAAIMQRPRYGFIGWQTNYLLIGLPLMQALSPEQCKAVLAHELAHLCGDDGRTSAWIYRIRQTWYELAEKFEQSGQGNFLFKRFFSWYGPFFRAYSFVHARAQEYEADRRAAELVGAEHKAEALIWLNVNSTLLHKQFWPEFQRQSKNLKEPPDNFISQCLDVLRSPIAPEQSRRWLALRLTRQTNNDSTHPCLADRLEALGYIVPDPLEPPTERATALLGRQLDDLTEQLNQLWKQEEADGWEDYYQLNQHQLDRLNSLNSKAEHLLTVEEKIKRAAATWQLQHKQTALSLFQAVIEDVPEHAVARYWVGFLLLTEQQNEEGVPHLQFAMDHDPSLVIPACRQLYSFYLKRDQPTSAEPYQQRWQRHAKIWDLAQTEREKFDLKTRFVPHDLPVSEIQQLVECFSKYPQIKAVYLARKVVERFPEYSYYVFVITRRSYRGMGKDYKNDYQLKLLIKSAIAFSGDYTLRFLSQQEQWKQLTQLEESLIYHRSN
- a CDS encoding ribulose bisphosphate carboxylase small subunit, encoding MKTLPKERRYETLSYLPPLTDAQIERQISYILKMGYIPAVEFNETSDPEVYYWTMWKLPLFNATTPSEVLSEVQACRSEYPNCFIRVVGFDNVKQCQILSFIVHKPGASTYRY